From a region of the Danio aesculapii chromosome 4, fDanAes4.1, whole genome shotgun sequence genome:
- the LOC130222343 gene encoding gastrula zinc finger protein XlCGF57.1-like, whose protein sequence is MSDPEPCKIKKEDSEQQIDLIEENEGRKEEEHHVKIEEKTHLETDGILKRREKNCFTCTQCGKSFSCSLHLNNHMRIHTGEKPFTCTQCGKKFSQSSSLNQHMRIHTGEKPFTCTQCGKSFNCSSHLNQHMKIHTGEKPFTCTQCGKSFSQSSNFNLHMMSHTGEKPFTCTQCEKSFKCSSHLNQHMKIHTGEKPFTCTQCGKSFSRSSHLNLHMMIHTEEYPFTCTQCGKSFNCSSYINEHMMIHSGEKPFTCTHCGKSFRRSSSLNRHMMIHTGEKPFTCTQCGKSFSLSSSLNRHMMIHTGEKPFTCTQCGKNFNCSSHLNRHMRIHTGEKPFTCTQCGKNFNCSSHLNRHMRIHTGEKPFTCTQCGKNFNCSSHLNRHMRIHTGEIPFTCT, encoded by the exons atgagtgatccagaaccctgcaaaattaaaaaagaagactctgaacaacaaatag acctaattgaagagaatgaggggaggaaagaggaggaacatcatgtcaaaattgaggaaaaaactcatttagagactgatggtattttgaaaaggagagaaaagaattgtttcacctgcactcagtgtggaaagagtttcagctgctcattacaccttaataatcacatgaggatccacactggagagaaaccattcacatgcactcagtgtgggaaaaaattcagccaatcatcatcccttaatcagcacatgaggatccacactggagagaaaccattcacatgcactcagtgtgggaagagttttaactgctcatcacaccttaatcaacacatgaaaatccacactggagagaaaccattcacatgcactcagtgtggaaagagtttcagccaatcatcaaactttaatctacacatgatgagccacactggagagaaaccattcacatgcactcagtgtgagaagagttttaaatgctcatcacaccttaatcaacacatgaaaatccacactggagagaaaccattcacatgcactcagtgtggaaagagtttcagccgatcatcacaccttaatctacacatgatgatccacactgaaGAGTatccattcacatgcactcagtgtgggaagagttttaactgctcatcatacattaatgaacacatgatgatccacagtggagagaaaccattcacatgcacccattgtgggaagagtttcagacgatcatcatcccttaatcgacacatgatgatccacactggagagaaaccattcacatgcactcagtgtgggaagagtttcagcctatcatcatcccttaatcgacacatgatgatccacactggagagaaaccattcacatgcactcagtgtgggaagaattttaactgctcatcacaccttaatcgacacatgaggatccacactggagagaaaccattcacttgcactcagtgtgggaagaattttaactgctcatcacaccttaatcgacacatgaggatccacactggagagaaaccattcacttgcactcagtgtgggaagaattttaactgctcatcacaccttaatcgacacatgaggatccacactggagagataccattcacttgcacttaa